In the bacterium genome, one interval contains:
- a CDS encoding response regulator transcription factor encodes MNLTGAPQCAEDRKNRHMGQGDKIRIAVIDDHPLIREGLMALVSTQPDMIVVADASDGTDALDMYRKHRPDVVLMDLAMPKVGGVEATVQLCKEFPNARIVVLTIRTGDEDIHRALQAGAKGYLLKETSSRQLFDAIRLVHSGHRFIPPDVAMQLAERPFASELTLRELEILKHMLLGKINKEIADALSISESTVKGHITNILMKLNASDRTEAVTKALKRGIVHLD; translated from the coding sequence ATGAATTTGACAGGAGCACCCCAATGCGCGGAAGATAGGAAAAACAGACACATGGGACAGGGAGATAAAATTCGGATTGCGGTTATCGATGATCATCCTTTAATCCGCGAAGGGTTGATGGCGCTTGTCTCCACTCAACCGGATATGATTGTGGTTGCAGATGCCTCAGACGGTACTGATGCGTTGGATATGTACCGAAAACATCGGCCGGATGTGGTTCTCATGGATCTTGCCATGCCAAAGGTTGGCGGAGTGGAAGCAACGGTTCAACTCTGCAAAGAATTTCCGAACGCGCGTATCGTCGTTCTTACCATTCGTACGGGCGATGAGGATATTCACCGGGCCTTGCAAGCGGGCGCTAAGGGGTACTTATTAAAGGAAACTTCCAGCCGCCAGTTATTCGACGCCATTCGTCTGGTGCATTCAGGCCACCGCTTCATTCCACCCGATGTTGCAATGCAATTGGCCGAACGTCCCTTCGCTTCGGAGCTGACTTTGCGCGAGTTAGAGATTTTAAAACACATGCTTCTTGGCAAAATCAACAAAGAGATAGCCGATGCGCTCTCCATCTCAGAATCTACGGTCAAAGGACACATCACGAATATCCTGATGAAGCTCAATGCATCCGATCGAACGGAAGCGGTAACAAAGGCGCTTAAGCGGGGCATCGTGCACCTGGATTAA